DNA sequence from the Bacillota bacterium genome:
CCATCAGCCGCGCCGGCTCAAGCTCCCGGCTCAGCCCATCCCCCGCGGCGCGGTGCCCCGGGACATCGAGCGCTGCCTGTTCGATGAACGCATGAACCGCCGGTATTTCGAGAAAGTCGCCCGGACCTGCTACCACCCGGCCACCGACCTTTTCCTGAGGCTGGCCGACCGGGAGTTGAAGCTGTGCATCGGCTTTTCGCTGTCGTTTCTGCGCCAGGCCGAGATGTGGGACGAGAAGCTTCTGGCCAAGTTCCACCGGCTGGTGTCGCACCCCAACGTGGAGCTCATCAACGTGGAACCTTACCACAGCTTCCTGTTCTACGTGGACATCGACGCGTTCTGGCGCCGCATGCAGGCCACGGGCGAGTACCTGAAGCGCACGTTCGGGCTGAGGCGGGCCCCGGCCGTGACGGACACCACCGAGATGTTCATGTCCAATGATATCTATTTCGCTTTGGTGCGGGCCGGCTTTCGCGGCGCGCTCATGGACGGGCGGCCCTGGGTGCTGGGGTGGCGCCAGCCCAGCTACCTCTACCACTACACGAAAGACCTCTATCTCCTCACCCGCCACTACCAGCTGAGCGACGACGTGGGGTACCGGTTCTCCAACCGGTCGTGGGGGTTGTGGCCGCTCTTCGCCGACACGTACGCGACATGGGTTTCGCAGGCCTCCGGAGACCTCGTGACCGTCGGCTGGGATTACGAAACCTTCGGCGAGCACCACTGGAAGGAGACCGGCATCTTCGAGTTCATGGAGGCGCTGCCCGCAGAGCTTGCCCGCCGGGGTGTGCGTGCGCTTACGGCAAGCGAGGCCATCGAGCTCC
Encoded proteins:
- a CDS encoding glycoside hydrolase family 57 protein — translated: MAQHLVVYTVVHQPRRLKLPAQPIPRGAVPRDIERCLFDERMNRRYFEKVARTCYHPATDLFLRLADRELKLCIGFSLSFLRQAEMWDEKLLAKFHRLVSHPNVELINVEPYHSFLFYVDIDAFWRRMQATGEYLKRTFGLRRAPAVTDTTEMFMSNDIYFALVRAGFRGALMDGRPWVLGWRQPSYLYHYTKDLYLLTRHYQLSDDVGYRFSNRSWGLWPLFADTYATWVSQASGDLVTVGWDYETFGEHHWKETGIFEFMEALPAELARRGVRALTASEAIELLMPKSHHLPVPAFPTTWAGEGGVEFFLGNPAQQAIFQLMHHVYHKALLTQDPAVIDLAMWLLQSDNLHLIQWFGRSGAQAEVSAYFTPREWWRLGPYGIIHELQQVYRNFLTAMDAYLTREVRYRPGEEPPWYGSSRRRWPRPELPPVELPAAPAAATGTEGRREAAAAVNPGPRRPRSPGQRRRA